Proteins encoded within one genomic window of Verrucomicrobiia bacterium:
- a CDS encoding DNRLRE domain-containing protein: MKTSFHCNTIQKNRYVFLNSNWSKFVQSLMILGLLAVSTISLKAVELRITDDTYSGANSPSRAAVAQQLTFGGSSASRVYLKFDLSALPIPALFPPLTNYDFKVSLRLYGLSGKKIKGQVDDPAGYWDETSSALPIASGANRIFIQLTNTFTKGNFVDVDVTPLVKKWLTGESPNNGFVITPDSDSDEIAFNSKESSSGNPPTLHVEFSPEIKPGAISPDDLPIAAAAQISRTSFGVLLGPSSIVSFNPTAEVDTKGLFSAASPDHLTITDAGVYEFNVTAKWDTTGLSGAPDDSLRVDLVKITAAGPQVVASDIADPSGGVTYSRLNVMQKANVGDIFAIQVSQGASAAGPMNVDVTVSTKIIAILAAM, encoded by the coding sequence ATGAAAACGTCGTTTCATTGCAACACTATTCAAAAAAATCGTTATGTTTTTTTGAATAGCAATTGGTCAAAATTTGTTCAATCTCTCATGATCTTGGGGCTGTTAGCAGTTTCAACGATCTCCCTCAAAGCGGTTGAACTTCGTATCACCGATGACACTTACAGCGGTGCCAACTCTCCTTCAAGGGCAGCCGTAGCCCAGCAATTAACATTTGGCGGTAGTAGCGCTTCTCGAGTTTATTTAAAATTCGATCTCTCTGCACTTCCTATACCGGCTTTATTTCCTCCTCTGACCAACTATGATTTTAAAGTAAGTTTAAGGTTATATGGTTTGTCGGGTAAGAAAATCAAAGGGCAAGTAGATGATCCAGCGGGCTACTGGGATGAGACTAGCTCAGCATTGCCTATAGCTAGTGGGGCAAATCGTATTTTTATTCAACTTACGAATACTTTTACTAAAGGCAATTTCGTGGATGTGGATGTAACGCCTCTTGTTAAAAAATGGCTCACAGGCGAATCGCCAAATAATGGTTTTGTGATTACGCCTGATTCAGATTCAGATGAGATAGCGTTTAATAGTAAGGAAAGTAGTTCTGGAAATCCCCCAACTTTGCATGTTGAATTTTCCCCTGAGATTAAACCAGGAGCTATTTCACCCGATGATTTACCTATCGCAGCAGCGGCACAGATTAGTCGAACGAGTTTCGGGGTATTGTTAGGCCCTTCTTCAATAGTTTCATTCAATCCTACTGCTGAAGTCGATACGAAAGGTCTTTTTAGTGCAGCGAGTCCTGACCACTTAACAATTACAGACGCAGGGGTGTATGAGTTTAATGTTACAGCGAAATGGGATACGACAGGATTAAGCGGTGCGCCAGACGATTCTTTAAGAGTCGATTTGGTAAAAATAACCGCGGCCGGTCCTCAAGTTGTCGCTTCAGATATTGCTGATCCCAGTGGTGGTGTAACCTATTCTAGGTTAAATGTAATGCAGAAGGCAAATGTTGGCGATATCTTTGCCATTCAAGTGAGCCAAGGCGCAAGTGCGGCTGGTCCTATGAATGTGGATGTTACTGTCTCAACTAAAATCATAGCTATTTTAGCAGCCATGTAA